From Antechinus flavipes isolate AdamAnt ecotype Samford, QLD, Australia chromosome 1, AdamAnt_v2, whole genome shotgun sequence:
AGCAGATTGCTTTTTTATTCCAGGCCCTTTGGCTTCCCTCTTCTCATGAGGCTGAGGGCTCTGGAGGAGCCTTGAACCCTCCTGATCAGCCCCATTCTTTGAAAGACAATGCCTAGGATCCCAAGATTGAGGGCTTCATGGATCCTCAGAGATCATTGGGGTCTAATCCATGaatttcaaagatgagaaaactgaggtcccagGAAAGAACCTGTCCAAAGGGTCCCTGGTCCTCAAACCCAGGTAGAGACTCTTGTGCTGCATAAATGGACATGAAATTTTGGCATCTTGTGGCCTAGCAGACCTGGATTTAGGAAATTCCCAGGTGACTGAAGGGGGGTTTTAAACTAGTATCCCTCCATGGATTTCAGGAGTCCAGTgaacttgaaattaaaaaaaaaattttttttctaactgtaAATTTGGCATTTCTTTTGAGTATGAATGGAGACAACAAAACaatcattctgagaaagggtccatgcGTTTCATCTGATGGCCAAAGGGGTTTCTGACACAAAAATAATCAAATCCCTACTAAAGGGAAAGTTGAAGGAGATTTTAGAGGTCAGATCCCCATTTCCCAGTTGAATCTGAAAACCACCCAGAGAGGAAAGTAACTTGGCCAACATCAAGTTGGTATAACTAGCTTAACTTAGAACTAGGCATGGCCTCTCCTACAGGGGAATCCCTAGTAGGTATCCAAGCCCTGTTTGCAGTTTCCCCATTAGTGAGTGCTATAAATAGTTCATCTAAAGCCCTAGAATGtctacttaaaaaacaaaacaaaacaaacaaacaaaaaaaaccaggaCCATGAAAtggcatatttattttgtaaaaagcaAGCATACATGTTGtggtaaaataaaattcagtgattgtaaaaatctttgaaatttgaagggaaaaatgTTAGATATGACAGTGGTTGAGATGGACGTAGGGTAGAGatttattttgcagttgaggGGCTGGGGCAGGTAAATGTTAAGTCTCCACATCccaaaaggaaaattttcctttcaGATAATAAAAGTTTCGTTGTGGCagtttactttattctttccaaagtttttttGTGCTTGCTTAATTACTGCTTTTAAATCTGGGTTGGTACCTTTATTTAAGCTTCTCAACttaatgcaaacagtttatagaCAAGGATAAGCAACCATCTggaagtgaggaggaagaagatgatgCAGAAGCTGCTTTGAAGAAAGAAGTCAGTGAGATTCAGGCTTCTACGGAATTGAGGTTAAGACGATTCCAGTCATTGGAAAGTGGAGCAAATAATGTGGTCTTCATTAGAACACTTGGCATAGGTATGTGAGTCTTAGACATTCTAATATAACAAATTTGCATTAATTCACCATATTGACCTGCATAGGAAATATCCTTGTACCAAAgtgtaaacatatttaaacaacaacaacaacaacaacaacccactTCATGACTTGAATATGATGACTTAGCTCATGGTGTGAACACATCATCTTTCtagatttatatttttcctcaagGCTAATGTCACTATAGCAGTGAAATAATGAGATAATACTGATGGATGGTACAAGtttttataaacataaaaatgtttgCCAGCACATGAAAgttttttctggttttcccatTCGACTCATGTTTTCACCAAAATAATTGCAGTGATCTAGAGAAATAACATTTCTTAGGATAGTATTCAAAATCCTTTTAAATCTTAAGATCTCTGCTAAATTACCTAATGAGTTTAATAACAAGATAATAAGATGGTTtaggaaaaaattctaaaatatataagaattcattagggtttttttcataattttttttttctttttttctgtgaagaACCTGAGAAACTTGTTCATCATATCCTAAAGGATATGTATACAACTAAGAAGAAGAAAACGCGGGTTATTCTGCGCATGTTGCCCATATCTGGAACATGCAAAGCTTTCTtagaagatatgaaaaaatatgcTGAAACTTTCTTGGAACCTTGGTTTAAAGCACCAAATAAAGGGACATTCCAGATTATTTACAAAGCACGAAATAATAGTCACATGAGCAGAGAAGAAGTTATTAAAGAACTAGCAGGTATGTTTCAGGTAACAAGGGGGCATGATAAAGGTGTGGGGGGTAGTAAGATGCTTTAAAAAGAAGTTTGGGGTTgagttttgccatttcttattaATCTTGGACAAAATGGTTAAACTCTGggtttgtttccttatctggataAGATATACTTATCTATAAGGTCTCTTGTCAGGctaattctctttatttatttatttatttatttatttatattatagctttttatttacaagttatatgcatgggtaattttatggcattgacaattgccaaaccttttgttccaaatttcccctccttcccccccatcccctctcccagatggcaagttgaccaatacatgctaaatatgttaaagtataaattaaatacaatataagtatacatgtccaaacagttattttgctgtacaaaaagaattgaactttgaaatagtgtactattagcctgtgaaggaaatcaaaaatgcaggtggacaaaaatatagggattgggaattctatgtaatggttcatagtcatctcccagagttctttcgctgggtgtcaGGCTAATTCTTTAAATGCATCTGTGATAGTTGGTCACATTGTTTTCAAGATCTGAAGTATTTTCCCCTCCTGGAATGAGAGCTTTTACATATGGAATTAGTTGTTTATTGGATCATGGATTTAAAGCGGAAGGAACCTAAAGAATTCATGGAAAGTGgcttcctcattttactgatggttttgggaaaacaaaacaccaaactCAGAAACTGCAgctcagtgacttgtccaaggtctgTCACGTAGGTGGTCATCATTTCCAAcatgagattcaaatccaggttttctcATTGCAAGTCCAGCACTTGTGTCCATCATAACAGGATGATTCTCTGATAAATCTATTAAGATGTCTTTAAAATACATTGTAATAATCCTGACCTTTATGTTTAGGACAACTTTAAAAAGTTGTGTTTTAGGTTAATAaggttaaattattatttatattattagtattatgttacattatatattatattattattattaataagctTAAAAGTTAAAACAAAGTTACAGCAACAGGTATCTTTAGCACCCCATCTGCATTGCTTTGCAGATCTgcaatgattttaaattttatttgaatatgtTATTCGCACAAATCAGAAATACAAAAAGctggggaaaaagggaggaactTAAGCCTGTCATGTTCACAGAGCTAATGATAATCCTTCTCAGCCTAAattctttgtttgtttctctcttgCAGGCATAGTGGGCTGCCTCAATCCTGAAAATAAAGTCGATCTTAGTAATCCTCAGTATACCATTGTGGTGGAAATCATTAAGGCTGTCTGCTGCCTGAGTGTTGTCAAAGATTACATGTTGTTCAGAAAATACAACCTTCAGGAAGTGGTCAAAACTAACAAAGAGGGGTCTCAGCCAAACCCTGGTCAGGATGCACAagtaagaaatggaaacaaagcaAAACTGGAATTTGGAGACACAGAAAAGGAGAATCTCAAGTCAAAAGAAAGTGACTCTGCAGAAGGAAAAATTAATCCCCAGTTGCTAGTAGAGGGTAATAAAGAGGAGGAGTCGCTTggagaaagtgaaaaaggaaCCAAATCTGAAAATGGAAGCCAAGTTATGGAAGGTtctaaatcaaatgaaagtggcctggTCTTGGAGAAAAATTAATCATTAGAGACAGGAACTAGTAAGAGAAGAGGCATATTCCAAAGATGGGGACAAAATAAGTTATCCAAGTTGAGAATGTTGTTGTGTAATGAAACTTGCCCTGGAGGTGTgtttaaagtttttcaaagttatgCAATGCCATATTTCACCAGTAGCTCTGCTGGTTGAATCATTGGACAGAATAGTGTGGTCATCCCCCTAGTAGGAAGTGATTAATTGGTTAAATTGTTTATTTACTcccaaaagcattttttaaaaatcatctagatTGGAAATAGTGGGGACAACATCctaaaattcttaaaggaaagtaggattttagtttTTGGGCCATTGTTTAAAAATAGGAAGATTAAACCTATTAGAACTTTTCATATATGAGCAAAGTTTAATTTAGAAATTGTTCAATTCTTAGAATGTCTTTTTCAGGATTTGTGTGGAAtaacttgaaagaaaaatttatgcACATTTTTTAACAGTATCATTTAGGAAATAGGGGGAAGATGCTTTTTATGTAAAATTTCAGCTGGTTCCCAGcttcaaggaagaagatattTTAATAGTGTAGATAAGATCACTTTCAGGATCCCTTGGAACTTAAGAATCTGAGTGTATAAAGACAGCCATATCCATCTAGTCTGTACGTTGTCTAATTGATGCTATAAAATTGGATCCCTCTGTTAATTTTGAGAGCTCCTCcagaaagatacatatatatgtatatatatatatttttttcattttcaagagtcttagttctttcatatttatttctgtgattttggTACTAACTGAATGCAGCATATTTTTCATAGACAACTCTTACCTAAGTTAGTCATTGGTACTACATCAAGCTTTATGATAAACTGAATTAGTCCATATAAAGTGttgttttcagttttataaaCTGTTTTCTCACATTGATATTTCACTTTTAAATGTTGAAATTCTATGGTGCAAATTGATTGGTTCTTTCACTTCATTGATAGGCTCAGATTATCTTACCCTATAGAAAAGAAGGTAAACTCTTTGTGTATCTTCAGGTAAAGTTTCATTAATGTTAATgctaattgtaattttttaatatCCTCAAGGCAcaattcttttccttatctttttggTTAAGTACTGGACTGTAACCCATTGCTAGATATTGTTTGATTTTCATTGATACTTTTTCAGAAATGCAAAAGTAAATTTCTCTTAACAGAAATAAGTGTTTCCtctgctttttgggggggggggaaagggagggagatgggTAGAGGGGTATGCAGCATGTGGAAGAGGGTGGAACATGAACTAGTAATATCTTGATAGTGTAGTACAGAGATCATTgaacctggagccaggaagagctgagttcaaatgtggcttcagatacttactatttgtgtgaccttgggcaagtcacttaacccctatttgtctgagttcctcatttgtaaaatggggacacactggagaaggaaatggcaaactagtccatatctttgcccagaaaatttCATGGACAAAAAAAATCGCAAAGAATCAGACAATTGaacaactcaacaacaagaacaacaaacaGAGTatgaagagaaatgtaaaatattacaaAACTGGGACCTTCTTCAACTTAATGTTATGGTGATCTTTGGTTTTTAAAGGCTGTACTTCCAGAGAATAAGCAAAATCTTGACAAACTGCTGGGCTTTAAGTATATAACCAGTAGTAGGTCAGAGTCTGTAGGCTAGCCTACCCAAGTGTGGAAATATGATTGTAAaggtaattcatttttttttcagttatgtatcGACAGCCAAGGAGAATCTTGTAAATCATAGGAAAGTTGTGATCTATGTCAAGTGAAGGAATATCCTTTCTTCCCCGTCAGAGAAACCACACATTCTTAAAATGGGTATGAAATTGCATGGAAAATTAATCACTACATAAAAAGAATTAagtgcagaatttttttttttaataaagccaagaatctttaaaaaaacaaaattaacctCCCTTAGCCTGTTTTGTAAATAGGGATATTTTAATAgtgaattttctttaaatcaaaatcatatctgtttttgaagttcttttacaagttataaaaatgaaactagGAGAACAATGTAGCCAAtgcttataattatttaaaagttagtTGAGAATCAGaactggtacagtggatagagcaccagccatgaagttaggaggatctaaattcaaatttgccctcagacacttaacacttcctagctgtgtaatcttgggtaGGTtgcttaactccaattgcctcaaggggaaaaaaaaaatggctgaatTTATATTCAGCATTGATCATGGAGGACAGTTGATAATCTCTCTCTTGAAGAATATGGGGAGTAGAATTAAGATCACATAGTTGTTATATCTATTGGTTTTGATTATTTGATGTAAAATATAAAAGGCATTAGGAATCATTTTTTAAGTATTGCTAAATCCATTTTTTGGAACTAATGAGCTTCTAAAACTTGGATTAGACAcattaccaatttttaaaaaaacaacaaatctgaccaaatatataaagataaagttCTTACCAGCTAATAAGGAACATGACAATTGAAGTACAGTTTCAATTTTTGGCTCTACAGTCTAAAGATCActtatttccaatatatttttggaCTGTCctagagctttaaaaaataacaagaatttaacacttaagaaaaaaatccccactaACATTGTATACTATTGTGCTTTGATAGTAACCAGTCACTAGAACATAATGATTAAGATTAGAAAGAAGCAAATGAAGATAAAAGTGAATGAAAGAATGCTATGTAGGTCTACAAGAAGCATCTTTGTATTCTGGTCAGGCTAAGCTCGTCCCCACTCTTGGTCCCTTAATACGTTTCGTTTAATTTTCCCAGTGATGGTCTTTGGTAGTTCTTGAACAAATTCCACCTAGAGAGAAAAACTCTAATTAATAACATCTTTTTCTTGATCCTGCTTAATTCATAATATGTTATTCCAAAATATACTACTTTGTATATTAGATTCATAGGATTTAAGATTCCTAAGAGgccatttttttatgttttgataaATTTCACTATAAGTTTCCATTATAacccaagtattttatgtattaaaaacatTATCTTGGGAAGAATCCTATAATAGGCTTCAGCAAACATACCTAgagttctaaaacaaaaaaaaagtgaagaagctTTGATGTAGTCAAagttccctctctctcccttctctattGAAGAAATAATCTGAGAGAGGAGAAATGACTTTTTAGTTCATGTAAGTACCTGATAGCATGAAGCAAAATTAGCAGGCAATAGAATAAATTAGGAATTGGTAGGTGGTGGGATCTGGGAATCATGCAGAAAGAAGGCACACAGTTAAGCTCCCCTGCATTTTTTGAAGATTAGAAGCTCTGTTGTATTAATGAATCTTTAGAGTACTGCTTTTTCTTAAGTGTGGAGAGTTATTTTTATAAGCAATATCTATATGACCAAAGTAGTGGTTGATTGGATGtaattgggggggaaaaaagctaAACTGGTAAATGGATTGAATTGACCAGTTATTTTCCATACCAATCTATTCAGCCAAGGTCTTATGTCCTGGGAGAGACAGTGACTATCATAGAATATTGGAACCTACAGGGGGCCATGAGCtgatttaatctttgtttttagGGAGAACTGTATTTCCTAAGTCATTTTTTGAAAGGAGATTTCTATTTCATAAGAACCTCCCAAAAAAATTCTAATCTTTGGTTTATAATATAACATTTGCTTGTAACTCTTAAAGTTTGGGAAATTTCTTTGACACATAATTGGAATTTAGCAATTAGGTTATTCCTGAGAAGCAAATCATATATGTCTTCTGTGCTTCAGATTTGTCGTGTATGAAAgtagaagagtttgtatttgaaaaaaattctgtcATTGAAAGGTAAGTACCAAACTTATATTTTactaaacaacaaataaacacTTAAAAAGTGAAGGTAATTTCTACAAGACATTTTTCAAAAGGAACTTCTATTTATGATAATACATACACAAAAGAATGAGGAACCTCTTAATAGAAACTTTTCTACTATATAAGACATGATAAGCAGTATAAGtagcaatgataataatagctaccatttatatagcaccttaagtacaatttgtaaaaatctaattttatacTCACAAACCCGAGAGGTAGTTACTCTTACAAATGGAAGCTGAAGCAATTAAGTGACATGTTTAGAGTCTTATGGCTAGAAAggacctgaggctggatttgaactgagatattCTAACATTCAGGTACAGTACTCTAGCTACTGCTCCACCTAGTTGAATCTTTAGTTGTATTTTTTCAGACATATCTCTCCTAATATAAGTAAGGACATGTGTGAGCTAGGGATCTTGTCACCTAAGACCTTTTTTGAACATCATTGTCCCTGGACCCTTTAAAAGAATATTAGTCAATCTCCTATGATTTTATTAGCCTAAGGCAAcaacttattaaatatataacaataacaataaatgagAAGAAACCAAGAACAGAATCCGAATGTTATTCAATTTTAAGACCCACCTTGGCCCTAGAGAAGAACTAAGAAAATAAACCTTCCTCCGTTTGCAGAAGTTGGGGACTATGAATATGGAATAGGGCATATGCTGTCAGACTTGGTAGATGTCAGTTTtactgaattatttcttttccccttttatccttTGTTGCCAAAAATGACTCTTCttaggagaagggggaaaagcacTTATATAGTACCTAATATAGGccaggtgctttataaatattatctaatttaattctcccaacaactctgggagatatgTGCTGTCATATCccctattctacagatgagaaaacagacccaGTATTGCATAACTAGTAAGTGGCCGAGGCGGgttttgaacttaagtctttcaGATACCATGCCCTGATCTCTATCCAATTTATCACCTAGCTCCTTCTTAAATAGAGGAAGATTAggaaggatatatttggaaataaattttttaaaaaatcagtaaggTGGGATAATTGAAGCAGATGAAGGTGctcttttccttcaaatttttctttgaaaaaaaaaagaaaatgacatcaatattaatttaatatttacaaagaatcATAAATATTATGTAGTCCAGTATACCTTCCTGGGGTATTTGTAGGGCGCAGTTACTTTTTTCACATGATTCTGAAGCTCAAGAGCCAATTTCTCTGTATTGGCAGATTTAAAGGGTGCAGACAGGACAACAAAGGCTTTCACCACCTGTGGGAAGAAAAATCCACATCTCTGCTACAGggaaaaaggacttttttttttttttttcctatttgggaAGGAGAGTTTTAAGGTAGAGGTCCCAATTAGACATCTTTGACTTCTTCACCTACTGCCACTTGTGGCTTTGTGAGAGAGACTATGAAAGAATCTGGTTTCTGAAGTCAGACCCAGGAGCATCAGGGCAGCAAACCCCAGGGTTGGATTCTCCATATGCATTGGGTTTTTCTCCCTAGTAAATAAGTCACTGTTTATGTGGTTCTTTAAGCATCATTAAGCATTTCGTTAATAAACAGCCCAGTGAAGGAAGTGGTGTAGATAAAACTACCTACTCACCTTTGCCTCAAGAAATCATCTCTTCAAGAGGGAACTTGAACACAGTCTTTTAACTCTTACTCCcaactgctagtgccttcccttctaAACTACTTGAACTTAACTGCTTTGtatatgttatctatattttGAAGTTGTAAGTGGATAAagtaggtttggagtcaggaagattttctttgatcccatttgggatttttctgacTAAGATAGTggaatagtttatcatttccttttccagttcattttatggatgaagaagcAAAGGCAGAGTTAAATGGCTTAGTCAAGTCACAATTAGTGTCtgaaacaaaatttgaactcagaaaagtgagtcttcctgaatccaggctcagtattctatccattgccccaCTTAGCTGCCAtgtatatattaatgtaatgaacACTTTAATAATATGCATTCTTATCTGGAAAAAGCTTTATAatatttaaagtgttatatagatATGAGCTATGGAAAATAGTTACTAGTCCAAAGTCACACCACTAGTATTGATCAATTGATGGCTttttccatatctatatctatatgtctgtttagcatttttatatagctGTAATTGGTAAATCACAATTCACAATACTATTTTTATTCTGAGTTTAAATCACCTATTTACAAATGAGATTTGTTTGTAAATTGGTGTCTAATATTTATTCACACACATTTTTCTTGACAAGAAATTACtctgtgaattctttcttttaaaagataatggGGGTAAGGCATTTTTCATGAAGTTGCTATTCTAATTACATTCATTTTACCTCTCCTCTGACAGGATCTGGACTGCTGACAACAGCTGATTCTACAACAGCTGGATGCTCAATGAGGGCACTTTCAACCTCAAATGGTCCGATTCGGTACctagaaaaaaaacccaaagatctcTTTAGACATAgcatcatttaatccaatctctacattttataaatgaggaaattgaaacccagagaGTTTATTCAAAACTGTATAGACACTATATACCAGAGTCAGGGGTAGATCCCAACGCTTGactttaaacttcatttttattttgcaaactattttctttttttcccctacctattttgactgatttttcttagtttctaatATAGATCAAGATCGGTCTCCTATTCGTTAATGTGTGTGTCTCCCAAGCTTCTGTCCCAACCCCACTATTTCTCTCTACATGAAGGGTTCTTAGCCTAAAGTCTGtgaacttaaaaattttaaaaaataattgtattgCAATACAAAGcaatatatttggtttcctttgtaatgttGTTCTTGAGTTGTTCCAgttgtgtttgatttttttctgatccctttttgggttttcttggcagagatactatagtgatttgccatttccttgtccagtttattttacagctgaggaaactgagacagacaaggttaagtgacttgcccagggtcacacagcagtaagtctctgaggccagatctgaactcaaaaaTGAGCCTTCCTCATTCCAAACCCAAGTCTCCTCTGTGCCACTTATCTGCCTTTgtaatattatacattatattttattcatctaaaaaCATTGTTCTGCAAAGGGGATATATGCTTCACCAAACAGTCAGAAAGGTCCATGACATTAAAAAAGGCGACCCTTGACATCCTCCTCTTGGTAATATTAACAATTTCCATGGATTCCATGGATGTGCATATCATGTCCAATCTTTCCTCTCAGCACAAATCtacatatctttttttctatctcctagATTCTAGGCCTATGTCATTGCCTAATACCTTTTGAACATAACCTCCTGTATAGCCCAAaggcatttcattttcattatctttcatttttctagtcATCTGGCCTCATACCCTCAAAGTCATTGCTGTCCCTCACCAATAGCCAATCAATTGTTAAGTTTTGTTAATTTTATCATGGCTATAACTTGCCTGTTCCATCTTCCCTTTCATTGACTCATATTAATACCCTCCTAGGACATCATTTCTCCTCTAGACTCGTTCAAAATGAGCTTCCCTCctaatctctctctcctctaataCTTTCTCCACTTCCTAAAGTataagtctgatcatgtcacttacTCTCTtgcttaatattcttttttttcctgaagaatttGTACCATTGTACTTAAAAAGgttttaaagtgtttttaaaatatttttttaatgttaaacattttattcAAAAGTAAATTTTCC
This genomic window contains:
- the THUMPD1 gene encoding THUMP domain-containing protein 1 yields the protein MASAAEQLPQAGGVKRRGKAQYVQAKRARRGGGGGPRQLEPGLQGILITCNMNERKCVEEAYSLLNEYGDDLYGPEKFIDKDKQPSGSEEEEDDAEAALKKEVSEIQASTELRLRRFQSLESGANNVVFIRTLGIEPEKLVHHILKDMYTTKKKKTRVILRMLPISGTCKAFLEDMKKYAETFLEPWFKAPNKGTFQIIYKARNNSHMSREEVIKELAGIVGCLNPENKVDLSNPQYTIVVEIIKAVCCLSVVKDYMLFRKYNLQEVVKTNKEGSQPNPGQDAQVRNGNKAKLEFGDTEKENLKSKESDSAEGKINPQLLVEGNKEEESLGESEKGTKSENGSQVMEGSKSNESGLVLEKN